The Cherax quadricarinatus isolate ZL_2023a chromosome 46, ASM3850222v1, whole genome shotgun sequence DNA segment AATAAAGTACGGAAAGCCTTAATGAAATTTTAGTAAATAAGATTACATACtataattctctctctcacacacacacacacacagggccagaagctaagaatcgacccctgcaaccacaaataggcgagtacacacacacacacacacacacacacacaccttgctaTGCTAACCATCTCAGGGAAGGTCctttgaggggctcttgatgccagGGAATGAAtggacctgattgcctcccatttctgcaggtgctgtatgaccactTTACTCCTAAATACAATATGGTAAGTTGCCTAGTAAATACAAACctattacattcatgggagaaGCGCTGAACCCGAATGTTGCACGTGCCTTAGTACTCCGTATACGGTACTGTCTGGTCCGGTCTGATCCAAGTAGTACTATTTAGACCAGTCCAACTGTCCTGAATCCACGAATTACCTATGAATTATTACTTTATACCTTACCTTAATAAATTCCTATTGGATGGTTATAActaatttttaaatgggtggaccggtaagccagcggaaggcctctgtcaaatgaccaaaagctccaacggcgggtcatcatctaagactcgcgtcaggaaacacttttcctgtttcctgacgaacctaatcTAATAAATTCCTAAACATATTTATTTCATCCTAAATTAAGTATGCAAACCTCTCAAACTCCTTGAATAGGTGGCTGTGGCAACAGCTGCCGCTTTGATCAATGTACGGAGGCGCAGGTggcctacacacacacagatcaaaGGCTTCGTACATTTTAAAGTTCCCAGTTATTTTTATACAAAATGCTGTCATCCTGCCACTAAGTTCGCTAACAAGGGCTGTGACATTGTCCTCAAAACTTCATTTGTGATTTAACGTAATAGGAGATCCCTTAATCCTGGTGAGCATCACTAATTTAATTGGGCCAGTCCTCCCCTTAGAATCTGACTGCCTGCCATTCTCCCAGGAACTGCATAGCTAAGAGTAGAGCTCCCCTTAAATGTGACAAAATAGAAAGTTCGTCAAATTTAGGAAAGAAAGTACAATGTTCTTTTACGGTCTAATATAAATCATGCAAACTATAATCTTAAATTTGTCAAAATCTCAAAATCAACTTAATTATTCTAATATCCCTTTAATATAATTCAAGGCACAAGTAATGCATACTGTGATAATTTTACTCTAGTACACTTCAACCCTATTCTCCCTGTCAATACATAATAGCTCTGGTCTTAATTGCATGCGAGGCATTAACTGGTTTaggtgtagttgtagtagtgtcaccaccactgttgctgcttgGGATACCCACAGTAGCCACGATGATCACTACTATGACCAAGACTATAACACAGCCTAGTATAAGCATCATTTTTAGGTTCTTCCACCAGTACTTCCTCTTCAGTTTGCGTGAGGTTGTCTGGAACTCTGAAGCACTCATCTGCAAAGAAAGTATTCCAATCCATACATTATCGAATAATCATTttattcttataataataatatactaaataatatttttatttactacaagtacatgtacaaagtatacagtcctagctgacaacaatgacatactactatatagaaagtcccttgttatgctccgcatttcgggcaaattaggtcagtgtcccaggatgcgacccacaccagtcgactaacacccaggtacccattttactgatggggaacatagacaacaggtggaaagaaacacgtccaatgaaacttctactctggctgggaatcgaacccagaccctcgccgtgtgaagcgagagcgttaaccaccaggccaccagaggctGGTGAAAGTCTTCAGATTAAAGGTATTGTAACTACTACACATTTTTAGTCAAACCTGTCTTCCATTTCCTAGGTAACGTGTGAAATGTGCAGAATTAGAGTTTCCCTATATGTCAATAGTAACAGAGGGAGGAATGGTGGCGATTACCAGATATCGGCCCATTGCTTGTGAAAGGCATGTTCGCCATTTACTCGGCCATTAAATTAAAAGTTGGAAATCTTATGCTGTTACATTTGTAGGGCATTTGACTTTTCCAAGTTCAACCATATACTAAACTCAAAAACCATTAAAAAATCAAGAACCACCAACGAAATACCAGTTGACTTCGTTAAGAAATAATAATCTATGCAAACAGTTAAAAATTACCAGAAGAAATTTCAAAGACTTATCATTAATATCGCCTACAAGTTCCCAGAGGTACACCTTTAATAAAATAACCTCCTCCCTTCCCCAGAAGGTCTAATGAAAATTACGTGGAAAATCTCAAATCCATGGGAAAACTTAAATTTGAGAGTGGGCAGCACTTACCACAGAAGGGACAGTACCACCTGTTATCAGCGCACGAGTCACATGCATGTGCTCAGGTTCTCATTTTATATATCAGAACAGTtaaaaaaagggaggggggggggggcgcctAGCATCCTCATCCTGTTGAACCCTAGGTAATGTTGCTCatcttagattttgccaccgaagtggctagtttattgtgcaccccatatccatcctgtggacggtagcgcgagagcatgtggatacacaaaaggcctaggaactaggccccaaagggttaacaggaatacatatggatttatatctacatatctatagttcacttatctgttacaagcaaatttaggaaatttgcttagtatatctggtatcttattttcattaataagatatcttgacatgtcacataggttattatactgtctgtctctgtattcctcaataagtggacaattaagcacatagtgttcaagagagtgaccatatgcctgatcacataatttacatttagtttgatcatcatctgtgtgtctcccaaactgccagaagtacttgtaaccaagcctaagcctggccactacaacatcagtcagtctgttcacattgtaagttgctccataaacatacttatctacgttcatgttatcatagtgggttatagatctactcaggcttctaactgcattcctataacaatcatcttcattatttacttctctaatattattcctaatgctagacacagttataccaaagttatattctacgttctccttctggatactcttcttggctaacatatcaactttatcatgaaggagtaactgTGGCCAGTGAAACGAAGCTTGTTCTAGCGACTTCATAGCTAGTTTGATCCTCTCCCTGGACGCCGAAAACTGCTACAGCTAAGCCCTGTGATTCTGCATTTGAGTGCAAACTCTTGCCTGTTCTCAAGGTCGGATTATATCAGTCAAAAATTACAATAAATTGTTGAATACATATGAACATAGTTGAAACAACCATTTAGGTACTTATTTTCAACTAATTCGATAAAATATTCAATTAACTACCAGCTCAGAATTATTTTTGTTACCATACATTAACTTTACAACAATTACTAAAGATCATAGGTACTTCCCCAAAAAATATTTGGCAGTTCATTATCCTAGTTTATATAATATTTCTAACTGGGATAGTTCATTAAATCATCGCCGTTCTAAAATTTGTAATACTGTTTAAATAGATAAAACCATTTTTAGGTAATTATTTAAATTTATCGAAAATCAATTATTTAAACCCTGAACATGTCATTTTTCTTTAAGCAATAAACCCTCATGGGTAAGTAGTGGAGATGCGATCCTCTGTCTACTAATCACAGTCTGGTCCTTACCCAGTCGCGGTATTGCAAACCGCCGAACTCACAAATAGGAAGTCTCTCCCTTGtacacattacattacattagtTTAAGACTAGTAGTCTTAAACtaatttattgtttttaatgcaaTAACGCTAATATGGAGCGAGAAGAGTAACATTAATCCATCATGCAACAGAACAAACTAAACGAGTGAGCCCATTTTCAGCAGGATCCAGGagctcagcaccaccaccctaacaATCTCAGCACTACCGGGATTTTCACAGCTGCTAAATCTACCATTACCTCGTGAATTTTTACATGGTTGACTGGTAAGCCAGAGCAGGGTCTCGAATGACAGATCTTTAGAGTAGGCTAtcataactaaaaaaaatatttctattaTTATCTATAAGCGAAGTACCATCTTTTCCACCCAAAAGAATGTTCCAGACTGGGTTCCTCAGAAATGTCATATATTAGTGTGGCAGACTACTTCTAAAGTTTAAATATTTCTGcatctcttaaaaaaaaaagagatatatGTAGGCAACAATAATTTAGGGATTATTTACCGTTATACACGTAAATACAGCATCAATAACTCTCGCAGTTaagttgctgtatagcccttgtggcttagcgcttctttttgattataataataataatcgcagTTAAGTTTTAAGTCTAGCCACTTCAAAATGACGGCTAAGCGAGATGACAGCTGCCAGCACAGAACTTCCCACTAGTGCAAATCTTGGCACTTGTGAAATAAATTTAGGGTGTACATGTAAGGTTAAGCGCGTTTATctagaccagtggttcccaaactgtgggtaaattaccccctgggggtaatttaaccattttgtggggtaatggaggggtgacaaaaaaagttatgaattctgaaaatcaagaaaacaatgcggtacccggtatgaggattattgttaactttgtcttagtatataaagttgtaaagtaaacctattataagaagtaataaagttaaaccaaataacaataaacatcaaaaactaatatacagtattagaaaagaaatatatagctaagtgtgtggaaacccaaaagtattttgacaagtatgcttcaggacaaaagtcactcagtagcccagatcgacctgtccagtacgcatcactcacttcctgaggctgcctctatttcacactgtcagtttatctgtgagcatcagccgaggtagacataagctggtatgtacgtgtactgccctgtgcagtatatagttagtatttacccactgttactgtgaatttgtagctattattaattttatatataatgtatgtgtggttcttacgttttcaatggttttgctaggattagcagagtatgcgaggctgtatacgttcacgtttagccatatatatcaataataacaacattttgtgaaaggggtaacatgctttatgtggcatgttaaattgggtaacaagctgagaaagtttgggaaccactgatctaGACCATCTTTACTGGCCAAGTTTTGGTCCTGTGATCATAGCTCTAAATGAAAgatttggagtgaccaaggttaagTAATGATGCCCTACGTTCTTTTATCCATGTGTATCACTGTACCCTCTACCTTCATTATTTTGTATAGTGAACACTTACAGTGAGGTTATTGGCACGCACGTCCAGCTCGTTGAGTTTATCTTCTCTCTCTATGATGCGCTCCACGTTGGTTTTCATTATGTCCACTACTTCATTGACCTGCTGCTGCGTCTGCTCCAGCCGGGTCCTCGACGCCACCTACGTTGGAAACAatttattcatggggaagcggtaAACCAGTAAGAATATTACAGCGTCTGGAGAATATGGATTAATTATTCAAACCCAAGGAAAGATACTACAGCTGAAACTTTTAATCGAGAGCCCTTCACAGGCATCAAGCTACCCCTTCACAGGTATCAAACTACCCCTTCACAGGCATCAAGCTACCCCTTCACAGGCATCAAGCTACCCCTTTCCCTGGGAAGGGTAGGGGCACTCAAACTATTAGTAATTGCCATTAACTCGCCATGTAAATAAATTTATAAAAAAGAGGATTTTAACTTCGTAAATTTACAGGGAAAGAAAGGCCGTGAAAGTCATACAGCGTCTTGGGAATGGAAGCTAATCAGATTTGATTCCTTGTATCAAtgtcagctgtatagcccttgtcccctcaaggaaggttccttgatgttggtgaggggctcttgatttagggaattggatctgtgctccagttccccgaattaagcctgaatgccttccacatccccccccaggcactgtataatcctccgggtttagcgcttcccccttgattataataataatgtatagcccttgtggcttagcgcttcttttttattataatataatatgtatcaaTGTCAGTAATTAGATAtacttgtatagtatgcatactacacaagtatatttCTGGACAGACTCCAACACAAAGGCTCCTTTTCCTACAGGAGCAAGAGCTATTAAATGCATGCACTCAAACAGGTCGCACCATGTTAGTTTTGAAGGGCAGATCAGgaccaattccctagatcaacagCCCCTCTCAATGTTCACATTTTCCAACCTTTTCCTGAGAGTCCTTACTGTCTGCACTACCTTTCATCCACTAGATCGTGTTACTGCGCTATAAACAttatagctgtatagcccttgtggcttagcgcttctttttttattataataataataatgcgctATAAACAttatagctgtatagcccttgtggcttagcgcttcttttttattataataataatataaacattatattCACAGTAAAAATTCGAAACGCGTAAGGGCCATTGTGCTAAAAGTTACCCACTGAATTAAATGAATGTGCTGTCTGCTTGCTTCACTGAAGGATGGACAAGTAATATTTTCGATTTTCATTAAGTAAAGATTCTGGCTAAAATTTTAGCAATTTTTTAAAGGAAATTATTTTTTATCTCTTAGTCACTATTCCATGATTTACAGGAACCGGAGGTGTTACCCAGTCAGT contains these protein-coding regions:
- the LOC128696680 gene encoding vesicle-associated membrane protein 3 isoform X3, which encodes MMHPENQSSKDPAEVASRTRLEQTQQQVNEVVDIMKTNVERIIEREDKLNELDVRANNLTMSASEFQTTSRKLKRKYWWKNLKMMLILGCVIVLVIVVIIVATVGIPSSNSGGDTTTTTPKPVNASHAIKTRAIMY
- the LOC128696680 gene encoding vesicle-associated membrane protein 3 isoform X2, which encodes MAARSAGYIRLHNGTMMHPENQSSKDPAEVASRTRLEQTQQQVNEVVDIMKTNVERIIEREDKLNELDVRANNLTMSASEFQTTSRKLKRKYWWKNLKMMLILGCVIVLVIVVIIVATVGIPSSNSGGDTTTTTPKPVNASHAIKTRAIMY
- the LOC128696680 gene encoding vesicle-associated membrane protein 3 isoform X1 is translated as MSAQHTSRNQLRPYNTNGTMMHPENQSSKDPAEVASRTRLEQTQQQVNEVVDIMKTNVERIIEREDKLNELDVRANNLTMSASEFQTTSRKLKRKYWWKNLKMMLILGCVIVLVIVVIIVATVGIPSSNSGGDTTTTTPKPVNASHAIKTRAIMY